One genomic segment of Lampris incognitus isolate fLamInc1 chromosome 2, fLamInc1.hap2, whole genome shotgun sequence includes these proteins:
- the si:ch211-117k10.3 gene encoding Krueppel-like factor 15: MVSVSSRTLILENDLFKDSGSLLSLGLGEEAGSSSASCYSSEAGELGAMLSSSPEEEEEDEEEDGIDEGAHLRIFLGPEREEEISDTCHDPRLPEFPLQLPSPFSPTLEDIEEFLREKMEPVREGLMASKGEASSSPCNSTEPPSSSEPSSASPVTQSDPGSTASHCPSPTDLSTSPPITSSPISSAPTSTTSAPPVLLGAPLVFKLQSLPLAQPQTQTVSTPGGPSGIQLTHLVVGLQGTTGQNFTLLAPQVPSVPATIVSHNSGNAGGADQKYVKIAPLPITMRTLEITGITGVKCQGSGLLKAVAPRVSRAPATETLRVHKCSHPGCEKMYTKSSHLKAHFRRHTGEKPYTCSWPDCGWRFSRSDELSRHRRSHSGIKPYECSLCDKKFARSDHLSKHTKVHRSSRPSRIIRATV; the protein is encoded by the exons ATGGTGTCTGTCAGCAGCCGAACGCTGATTTTGGAGAATGACTTGTTTAAGGACAGTGGCAGCCTGTTATCCCTGGGCCTGGGAGAGGAAGCAGGCAGCAGTTCAGCCTCCTGTTATAGCTCAGAAGCTGGAGAGCTGGGAGCTATGCTCAGCTCTAGccctgaagaggaggaggaggatgaggaggaggatggcaTAGATGAAGGGGCTCATCTGCGGATTTTTCTAGgaccagagagagaagaggaaatcAGCGATACTTGCCATGACCCCAGGCTGCCAGAATTCCCTCTCCAACTGCCCTCCCCATTCTCCCCGACCCTGGAGGACATAGAGGAGTTCCTGAGGGAAAAGATGGAACCTGTCAGAGAGGGGCTCATGGCATCTAAAGGCGAAGCCTCTTCCTCCCCCTGCAACTCCACTGAGCCTCCATCCTCCTCTGAACCCTCTTCTGCCTCACCTGTGACACAGAGTGACCCTGGGTCCACTGCCTCCCA CTGTCCCAGCCCTACTGACCTGTCCACTTCTCCCCCGATAACATCTTCACCCATCTCATCAGCCCCTACGTCAACCACCTCAGCCCCGCCAGTACTTTTGGGGGCTCCATTAGTTTTCAAGCTGCAGTCACTGCCTCTAGCTCAGCCCCAAACACAAACAGTGTCTACTCCTGGGGGCCCCAGTGGCATTCAACTTACACATCTAGTCGTGGGGCTCCAGGGTACCACAGGGCAAAATTTCACCCTGCTGGCCCCACAGGTGCCTTCTGTCCCTGCCACTATTGTGTCTCATAACAGCGGCAATGCAGGTGGAGCTGACCAGAAGTATGTGAAAATTGCCCCTCTCCCTATCACAATGAGGACTTTGGAGATTACAGGGATAACAGGGGTTAAGTGCCAAGGCAGTGGCCTGTTGAAGGCAGTGGCCCCCCGGGTGTCCAGAGCACCAGCTACAGAGACTCTGAGGGTCCATAAATGTTCCCACCCAGGCTGTGAGAAGATGTACACCAAAAGCAGCCACCTGAAAGCCCACTTCCGTcggcatacaggagagaaaccctaTACCTGTAGTTGGCCTGATTGCGGCTGGAG GTTCAGTCGGTCAGATGAACTGTCGCGTCACCGACGCTCTCACTCTGGAATCAAGCCATATgagtgctcactgtgtgacaAGAAGTTTGCCCGCAGCGACCATTTATCTAAACACACTAAAGTGCACCGCAGTTCAAGGCCCAGCAGGATCATCAGAGCTACAGTGTGA